In the genome of Anaerolineae bacterium, one region contains:
- a CDS encoding DUF2294 family protein, giving the protein MTTKTQALQLKVGQSLQDFWENYTGNRPSRAVVVMNRQAITVLLEGVLTPAEQRIVGTEAGRSTLKKFGEHIMEQVGPQWQQIISEAVGEEVNPVKIDLDVVSGTILGFFLRE; this is encoded by the coding sequence ATGACAACCAAAACTCAGGCGTTGCAATTAAAAGTGGGGCAAAGCCTCCAGGATTTCTGGGAAAATTACACAGGGAATCGCCCCAGCCGGGCCGTTGTGGTTATGAACCGGCAGGCCATTACAGTTTTGCTGGAAGGCGTGTTAACCCCGGCCGAACAACGGATAGTTGGCACCGAGGCGGGGCGATCAACCCTTAAGAAATTTGGCGAACACATTATGGAACAGGTTGGACCTCAGTGGCAGCAGATTATATCAGAAGCGGTGGGTGAAGAGGTCAACCCGGTCAAGATTGATTTGGACGTGGTTAGCGGCACCATTTTAGGGTTCTTTTTACGCGAATAA